Below is a genomic region from Oscarella lobularis chromosome 14, ooOscLobu1.1, whole genome shotgun sequence.
CTTCGACCCGACTGCATGACTGAAGAATACATCGCGCGAATGGACACGTCGTGCGAAATTGTGAAACAGTCGCTCAGCTAtagtctcgacgacgagcaaattcgtcttctccaCGCGACCGTTCAATGGCAAGCGGAACACTTCCTGCGACAgtttcgcgtcgaagcgttcgaagcgtcgtcgacggggaCGCCGTGGGACGCGTTACGGAGTATGGATAGTGGCGTGAGCGCTGATTTTGCTGAGATTCTACGCGATAATGCTGAGAGGGAGCAGCGGGAGCAGCGGGAGCAGAAACCTAAAGTAGATAAGTCATGCGGCGGAGATGGAGGGAATTCCGACGATCTTGATTCCGCTGAGCGTTTGGAGAGACTCGAGGCGgaagtgacggcggcggcgacgttggGCGTTCTGAGAACGGTCGAGGTTAAAATCGGCGCGGCGATGAAGCCCAAGGTGGCCGCCGTGGCGAAACTGAAAGACGAGATACGAGAATTAAAGGAGACAATTACTGATAGAGTACCGGAGTTTATTCGATCGATCCTTGATTCTACCATTTCGGAGAAGGAACACGAGCTCGAGTGGGCTTGCAAAGCCGTGCGGCAGTTTCAGACGCTTCAGCGTATGGGCGAGATCAAAGTGCAGGCGTTTCAAATGCGATTGGACGGTCTGGACGTCGCCGTGATGCGCGAGTGTCTTTGTGGGTTCGTAGAGTCGTTTCGGAAGGAGATGGATCTTGACCAGCTcgtgaaaatcgtcgctgcGATGACGGAGGTCGTTCCTGGTGACGTCGTTTGGAGGTCGGGCATGAGGGAGcgatttttgaaaatggctGAGAAGAATCCAGCCACGTGATAGGATTTTCGACTTGTTTTTTAATAAATCAAATATTGTAGTTATTAATCATAACTAGGGGTGTTCACGAGGGGGCTTccgtctacgtcatcaagtAGCCTAACAAAATAGCAATGACTATGACAGCCACCATGACTGCAATCGCTATTTTGTTAAAATTGCTCATAGGATCATCGATAGGGGCTTGTTCTTGCGTCGAATGATTTTCTGTGTCAACGGCTCGTTTTTTGACGGGTACGGAATCCTTTTTCTCCACTGGTTTCGTTTGGAAAGACAGTAGGGTAGAGAAGGGACTATACAGAACGGAAGAGTCGATTTCAACCGACACTCGCACTCTGAGTCGATACGCAGTATCCGATTGAAGCGTGGATAGCCAAAACTCCGTCGCATCTCCTCTAAAGAGCTAAAGGAAGACGCatagaaaagacaaaaaacatTCTTTAGCTACTCCACCTGATCGAAATCCGAGCCAAATCCAATTTTCTGCATTTGGAGCTCGTAGACGTAATGAGGTAAGTCAGCAGCTTGGGGACTGGGTTTCCAGGCGATGTGAGctgtttctgacgtcacattgGCACACGTCAGCCCTACGAAACAAATTTACAGACGTAAGAGTTTCAGGTGATGCTGAAATCACACCGATCGGTGCCGGAGGTGGCGATTGGGTCGTGCGGTAAGTGATCGCTTCACTCCATTCGCTCTGCCCGCCGCTGTTCACCGAAGCAAGTCGAAACGAGTAAGGAGAGTTGACTTGCAGACGATTGACGCGATGGGATGCGACTAAGCCGCTGTGGACCGTCTGAAATCTGAAAAATCGCCGGTGAGGAGAAAGGATATAGGGACGTTTTTGCCTACTTGTTGTTTCCGGCGCTTTTCATCTGCAAAATGTGTTCAAGTTTTTCAGGATTTTCCCACTTGATTTTGAGACTGTTGTACGTTGCTTTCACCAGATCGGGAGGATGTGGCGCGGATGGTGGCGCTgttcccgtcgtcgcttgCAGAATTTTACTATAGCCTCCCGCACCAATTTCGTTGATGGCTCGAATGCGAATCCTAAGACATCGATACAAAAGAAAACcccctgaatttatttttcaaatACTTATAAGTCGTCTCGGGATGAAGATTGGGCACAGAAAAGCATTTCTCCTCTGTTTGAAAGACGTCGActccgatgacgtcgacgtcataaCGCAAAATAGGTGAGCCGTTGTTCAAAGGATCTTTCCATTCAATGCCAATTGAATCGACAGTAGAGTGACGCTAGAAAATTGCCAGTAAAACGAATAAACATACGTGATCGTAGCCCTTACCGTTTGAAGCGACTGAACGGCTGAAGGCGGACCTGGCGGCGTTACTATGGTCACCAGGTCGCTCCAAGGACTTTGGCCCACTGTATTGGACGCCTTATACAAACGATGAGTGTTTCATTGACTAATTTTTCCAAAATTGCTAACCTGAAGGCGGAAATAATAATAGGTGGCTGGTTTGAGTTGTTTGACGTCGCAGGCCAAATCTGGACCACTATAAACGCATTCTTCTACTTCGTGGATGAGAGCGAGGCGATAGGAAGTCACTGGACTGCCATTATCACAAGGCGcctaaaggaaaagaaaatcaaacgcGTTTTTAGTCACTGCTTCGCACCTTCCACTCCAAATGAATCCGATGCGGAGATTTGCACTGGTACGTTGGCGGGAGAGGCTTCCCTGGAACGGATGCTGACGTTTCGGTGACGAACTCGTTCGACCACGATCCAAAACCAACGGCGTTCTTCGCTTTGACTCGAAAGGCGTACGATTTTCCGGGGCTTAGGTTGCGtacaaaaaacgacgaaacggggCCCGAATAAACGTCGACAAAATCTTGAGAGTTAAATTCTCAAGTGCAGGGGTCTGTAAGGGAATATCTTACCTTTGTCTGATTTCATTTGAAGTAAATAGTCTGTAATAGGAGAACCACCAGTGGCGTCAGGCgactctgaaaaaaaaagcatCAAAAACTCTCTTCGAGGGGAAACTATTCTACGTACCCCATGCAATGGGAAGAGAATCCGCTTTAGCTGTCTTATTTAATCTCAAGTTTTGAGGTGATCCAGGCACAACTGGTCTAGTGCTAATCGACGATGCTGTGGAAAACTAAAAGAGTACAGGAAACGATGATAATTCTATAGTTATGTGCACAGAAGTGACGTCTATTTACAGGGCCTACTCC
It encodes:
- the LOC136195628 gene encoding uncharacterized protein is translated as MAFSAPKELLRDALGALKRRTTSDSYVRYLTFVHFNLSRLIDSGGASRYRSLDKTDKNFSALASQSEEASKLLVHIGFEEQVHSLVLNNFDSNQAAIISLCELALEGLTIAKSDPASLVPVSSTTPRSALIAYMAYHYYIRTQLLTLHTIPHLLPATSTDIQLSMIAINSAAQHLGVLADQSVTRALWDGLTNDIVTLIQGTCSRDERYKIGCTLRETGDEMIKEIMSTLDVDPRLEQIWFHAQNLQAILGFTFTGSLLNRDAVNTYLSISARLRPDCMTEEYIARMDTSCEIVKQSLSYSLDDEQIRLLHATVQWQAEHFLRQFRVEAFEASSTGTPWDALRSMDSGVSADFAEILRDNAEREQREQREQKPKVDKSCGGDGGNSDDLDSAERLERLEAEVTAAATLGVLRTVEVKIGAAMKPKVAAVAKLKDEIRELKETITDRVPEFIRSILDSTISEKEHELEWACKAVRQFQTLQRMGEIKVQAFQMRLDGLDVAVMRECLCGFVESFRKEMDLDQLVKIVAAMTEVVPGDVVWRSGMRERFLKMAEKNPAT
- the LOC136195626 gene encoding fibronectin type-III domain-containing protein 3A-like: MSSEHRVEISEATLRELVAAASEAGTSIVIRDQLGRPISVRCRAVKREDPPPPSPPREPQIINVEVGDTTSRSASISWSLDEAKGKVVYELFVGNEKKDTTKLKSVYKGNGLAYKLDQLTPGKEYFIRVRAYDESKEDSPTESLYGESKVVTVKTLSEVPDKPSQLRLASRTKNSITVKWNAPYHNGSDISAYHLYWDQGREDEEFVLTYSGSQKQHKLIKLAQGHAYRFKVCAENALGKSEMSEIERFATQTGPPAAPSEPHLISSTPRSLTIGWNSTQSSSSDVESLQYTLEMEDSATGYGFRSVYHGSDDQFTSTDLTSYTEYSFRVSVSNSSGTSKFSSVAHIRTSPDKPGPPSAPQLVGSSQSTSLTVSWGPPKADGGLPVSNYLVEISRQKDTGFTDVYNGSFNQCTIKDLAPGTRYWCRVSASSAGGVGPFSTASSISTRPVVPGSPQNLRLNKTAKADSLPIAWESPDATGGSPITDYLLQMKSDKDFVDVYSGPVSSFFVRNLSPGKSYAFRVKAKNAVGFGSWSNEFVTETSASVPGKPLPPTYQCKSPHRIHLEWKAPCDNGSPVTSYRLALIHEVEECVYSGPDLACDVKQLKPATYYYFRLQASNTVGQSPWSDLVTIVTPPGPPSAVQSLQTRHSTVDSIGIEWKDPLNNGSPILRYDVDVIGVDVFQTEEKCFSVPNLHPETTYKIRIRAINEIGAGGYSKILQATTGTAPPSAPHPPDLVKATYNSLKIKWENPEKLEHILQMKSAGNNKFQTVHSGLVASHRVNRLQVNSPYSFRLASVNSGGQSEWSEAITYRTTQSPPPAPIGLTCANVTSETAHIAWKPSPQAADLPHYVYELQMQKIGFGSDFDQLFRGDATEFWLSTLQSDTAYRLRVRVSVEIDSSVLYSPFSTLLSFQTKPVEKKDSVPVKKRAVDTENHSTQEQAPIDDPMSNFNKIAIAVMVAVIVIAILLGYLMT